A single genomic interval of Patescibacteria group bacterium harbors:
- a CDS encoding HNH endonuclease signature motif containing protein, with product MRNKKYTNPRPQIPVATKREIKIEARHSCLVCKERVSLVLHHIDGNRENNDSDNIINICSNCHGMVHDGKITAIELREYKRKVKEGDEELIKLREAVSYLLGSKQISISSDFGKLKFKYQNLLNDYGDKLIFYQSFVFLIPEFYIDKRGEEIRAVVRDLLNLSSDEENMIITHLIRLDLIEIIGGLIILKNKDDAKTALNELINSHKIEINKLIKKFVEL from the coding sequence ATGAGGAATAAAAAATATACAAATCCGAGACCCCAAATACCTGTAGCAACTAAACGAGAAATTAAGATTGAGGCTCGTCATTCTTGTTTAGTTTGCAAGGAAAGAGTTTCTTTAGTTTTACATCACATAGATGGGAATCGTGAAAATAATGACTCCGATAATATTATTAACATATGTAGTAATTGTCACGGCATGGTGCATGATGGGAAAATCACAGCGATTGAACTACGTGAATACAAGCGTAAAGTAAAAGAAGGTGACGAAGAATTGATTAAATTAAGAGAAGCGGTAAGTTACCTTTTAGGTTCAAAACAAATCAGTATCTCAAGCGATTTTGGAAAATTAAAATTTAAATATCAAAACCTATTAAATGATTACGGAGATAAATTAATTTTTTATCAGTCTTTTGTTTTTCTTATCCCAGAATTTTATATTGATAAGCGTGGCGAAGAAATTAGGGCTGTGGTGAGGGATTTACTAAATTTATCTTCAGATGAAGAAAATATGATTATCACCCACCTTATTAGACTTGATTTAATTGAGATTATTGGAGGTTTGATTATCCTGAAAAATAAGGATGATGCAAAGACAGCTCTTAACGAATTAATAAATTCTCATAAAATTGAAATAAATAAGCTTATCAAAAAATTTGTTGAATTATGA